From Halotia branconii CENA392, the proteins below share one genomic window:
- a CDS encoding adenine phosphoribosyltransferase — protein sequence MDLKSLIRDIPDFPKPGILFRDITTLLRDPVGLRYTIDFFTQKCTEAELKVDYVVGMESRGFIFGSPLAYKLGSGFIPIRKKGKLPAAVHAIEYELEYGTDCLEVHQDALHPGSRVLIVDDLIATGGTASATAKLLQKIGCELVGFGFIIELRDLQGRKHLPDVPIISLVEY from the coding sequence ATGGATTTAAAATCTTTAATTCGCGACATCCCAGATTTTCCCAAACCCGGAATTTTATTTCGAGATATCACTACTTTACTGCGCGATCCAGTCGGATTGCGATATACTATTGACTTTTTTACACAAAAATGCACAGAGGCTGAACTCAAGGTAGATTACGTTGTAGGTATGGAGTCACGGGGGTTCATTTTCGGCTCTCCTCTAGCTTATAAATTAGGATCTGGTTTTATCCCTATACGCAAAAAGGGCAAATTACCAGCAGCCGTTCATGCAATTGAATATGAATTGGAGTATGGTACTGATTGCTTAGAAGTTCATCAAGACGCTTTACATCCAGGTAGCCGAGTTTTGATTGTAGACGATTTAATTGCCACAGGTGGGACAGCCAGTGCCACAGCAAAATTATTACAAAAGATTGGCTGTGAACTAGTGGGATTTGGGTTTATTATCGAGCTACGGGATTTACAAGGGCGTAAACATCTACCAGATGTGCCAATTATCTCTCTTGTTGAATATTAG
- a CDS encoding alkaline phosphatase family protein encodes MNNNQRQVKTHSLKRRLFLGGLVIGMSAVTFGAGEYLLRQNTLTLADTTYHHKKPNSILPGQARLNLVFILDGLRPDSINPQNTPNLYRLRQEGVNYVNSHAVFPTVTRVNATAIGTGYYPGKNGIVSNSMYVPQVNPTSSFSTGEYTNLLKLDEVTDGKLVFVKTLGEHLQENGLKLAAISSGSTGSTLLLNPRSITNNVGFLINGYFDPGKLVAFPANVNQEILARFGAAPANQDTNGDDQYNEAVDWTEKVLTDYVLPELKPDVIFNWLTEPDHTQHQFGAGSPEGINVIRNDDRNIGLVLNRLKKLGLFNRTNIFVISDHGFSVQTFAVNVQQELINAGLKLGKDSDDVVLASSSQAVLLHVKDRNPRQIEKIANFLQKQDWSGVLFTAARRPFGERPRFDTRFTPKDWQRPPQPEGWVPGTFSLELIHEFNQERGADIILTFPWTSNKNAFGVEGTDFTETSGGTTGPLTGNASGHGSMSPWNVRNTFFAWGADFKQGVTIETPASNVDITPTILALKGINSNEDFDGRVLVEGLKVGVDPRQVKVKTRVYTTRIRGGYKASIQVSEVGDQRYIDKSWRERDR; translated from the coding sequence ATGAACAACAACCAAAGACAAGTAAAAACACACTCGCTCAAGCGGCGTTTGTTTCTAGGTGGATTAGTTATTGGGATGTCTGCTGTTACTTTTGGTGCAGGAGAATACTTATTACGTCAGAATACATTAACTCTAGCTGACACAACCTACCACCACAAAAAGCCTAACTCTATACTGCCTGGTCAAGCTCGTCTCAATTTAGTCTTTATTTTAGATGGATTGCGCCCCGATTCCATTAATCCCCAAAACACGCCTAATCTATATCGTTTGCGTCAAGAGGGTGTCAATTATGTTAATAGTCATGCTGTTTTCCCTACGGTGACTCGCGTTAACGCAACAGCGATCGGTACAGGATATTATCCAGGTAAAAATGGCATTGTCAGCAACTCGATGTATGTGCCGCAAGTGAACCCAACCAGTTCATTTAGCACAGGCGAATATACTAATCTCCTAAAACTAGATGAAGTAACTGATGGAAAGTTAGTTTTTGTCAAAACTTTGGGTGAACATCTCCAAGAAAACGGTCTGAAATTGGCTGCAATTAGTTCTGGTTCAACAGGTAGCACACTTCTTCTCAATCCCCGTTCTATCACTAATAATGTTGGCTTTTTGATTAATGGATATTTCGACCCAGGTAAACTTGTAGCATTCCCCGCTAATGTCAACCAAGAAATTCTCGCTCGTTTTGGTGCTGCTCCTGCTAATCAAGATACCAATGGAGATGACCAATATAACGAAGCGGTAGACTGGACTGAGAAGGTTCTTACAGATTATGTACTTCCAGAGCTAAAACCGGATGTAATTTTTAACTGGTTAACCGAACCTGACCACACTCAGCATCAATTTGGCGCTGGTTCTCCAGAAGGTATCAACGTCATCCGCAATGACGATCGCAACATTGGTCTAGTTCTGAATCGGCTCAAAAAACTGGGGTTATTTAACCGAACTAATATTTTCGTAATTTCAGATCATGGCTTCAGCGTTCAGACTTTTGCGGTCAATGTACAACAAGAATTAATTAATGCTGGACTCAAGCTGGGTAAAGATTCAGATGATGTCGTCTTAGCTAGCAGCAGTCAGGCTGTATTGCTGCACGTCAAAGATCGTAATCCCAGACAAATCGAAAAGATTGCTAACTTCTTACAAAAACAAGACTGGAGTGGTGTTCTATTTACCGCAGCACGCAGACCATTTGGAGAAAGACCTCGATTTGATACTAGATTTACTCCAAAAGATTGGCAACGCCCTCCTCAACCAGAAGGTTGGGTTCCAGGAACCTTCTCTTTGGAACTTATCCATGAGTTCAATCAAGAACGAGGTGCTGACATCATTTTGACTTTTCCTTGGACATCAAATAAAAATGCCTTTGGTGTTGAGGGAACCGACTTTACAGAAACTAGCGGTGGAACAACTGGCCCACTCACAGGTAATGCTAGTGGTCACGGCAGCATGAGTCCTTGGAATGTTCGCAACACCTTTTTTGCTTGGGGAGCTGATTTCAAACAAGGGGTAACTATTGAGACACCCGCAAGTAATGTTGATATTACTCCGACAATTTTGGCGCTTAAGGGCATTAATAGCAATGAAGACTTTGACGGTCGGGTACTCGTTGAAGGGTTAAAAGTAGGAGTAGATCCTAGACAAGTGAAGGTCAAAACTCGCGTTTACACTACCAGAATCAGAGGAGGTTATAAAGCCTCTATCCAGGTATCAGAGGTGGGAGACCAACGCTATATAGATAAAAGTTGGCGAGAGCGCGATCGCTAA
- a CDS encoding DUF3038 domain-containing protein — MSVSASITPFNSPNSPSLPMILDTLPDPAIAGQTCSPRTRLQIDLILLAIEALELGSSEAILAFAEELELKGIIKDRVNLWRMRSSNPMRRAHIRRPLTIMEAKALVVIACYIARRLTVVIRQMLMLCQQMNEKQIPLEQNLRLSNYLERFRVHFKSRMNVRRSGFLALNSDEKLDELAINLLGQLLFCTGTAGMQRFWISLFDGEVE, encoded by the coding sequence ATGAGTGTCTCCGCGAGCATCACGCCGTTCAACAGTCCAAATTCTCCATCATTGCCCATGATTTTGGACACTTTACCAGATCCTGCGATCGCAGGACAGACATGTTCACCTAGAACTAGGCTACAAATTGATTTAATTTTACTGGCAATCGAAGCTTTAGAGCTTGGCAGTTCTGAAGCGATTTTAGCTTTTGCTGAAGAGTTGGAATTGAAAGGAATTATTAAAGATCGAGTAAATTTATGGCGGATGCGTAGTTCTAACCCCATGCGACGAGCGCATATCCGCCGACCTTTAACCATTATGGAAGCAAAAGCTTTGGTGGTCATTGCTTGCTACATTGCCCGGCGTTTAACAGTCGTAATTCGCCAAATGCTCATGCTCTGCCAGCAAATGAATGAAAAGCAAATACCGCTAGAACAAAATTTACGTCTATCAAATTATCTAGAACGGTTTCGAGTTCATTTTAAGAGTAGGATGAATGTCCGCCGTTCTGGTTTTTTGGCGTTAAATTCTGATGAAAAATTAGATGAGTTAGCTATAAATTTGTTAGGACAATTATTATTTTGTACTGGTACAGCTGGAATGCAGCGTTTCTGGATCAGTCTTTTTGACGGTGAAGTAGAATGA
- the lepB gene encoding signal peptidase I → MKKSGALLITIAILGLLLQGCNKYKVYWMPSEAMLPNVQTKDKLLVDTSSYYSQVPQRYDLVLFSPTEQLKTEQYSDPFIKRVVGLPGEKIEIKDGKIYINNQSIQENYILNGQKTLVDICPLEYTPYLSKPVTIPSNSYFMLGDNREKSYDSRCWGIVPKNNLIGKVVKILKY, encoded by the coding sequence ATGAAAAAATCAGGTGCATTACTAATTACAATTGCAATATTGGGACTGTTGTTACAAGGCTGCAACAAATATAAAGTCTATTGGATGCCTTCAGAAGCAATGCTGCCAAATGTACAAACAAAAGATAAGTTGCTAGTAGACACATCTAGCTACTATTCCCAAGTTCCACAAAGATATGACCTAGTATTATTTTCACCTACGGAACAGCTTAAAACAGAACAATATAGTGACCCCTTTATTAAGCGTGTAGTTGGTTTACCTGGAGAAAAGATAGAAATCAAGGATGGGAAGATTTATATAAACAATCAATCTATACAAGAGAATTATATTCTCAATGGACAGAAAACATTAGTTGATATTTGTCCATTAGAATATACACCTTATCTATCAAAGCCTGTCACTATACCTTCTAACTCGTACTTTATGCTAGGTGATAACCGCGAAAAAAGTTATGATAGTCGCTGTTGGGGTATTGTCCCAAAAAATAATCTTATTGGCAAGGTAGTAAAAATTTTAAAGTATTAA
- a CDS encoding Uma2 family endonuclease: protein MVKSDPRQSLPSSAELPCSDDTPVDNEDQNFIPNLLLFLLEFIWASRNDWFFGVDMGVYHTTGVSPLVPIVPDGFLSLNVERRKAGKSRKSYVVWEEDNTAPILVLEIVSLTPSGEYNTKLDIYAKLGVLYYIIYNPEYWQRDRHQPFEVYRLVNGTYQLQIGEPFWMPEINLGIGRGQYISGNIQRQVLYWYDQQGKRYQTPEERLESAQQQIERYRQQFGDLSQD from the coding sequence ATGGTGAAATCCGACCCACGCCAATCTCTGCCTAGCAGTGCTGAACTTCCTTGTTCAGACGATACTCCTGTGGATAACGAAGACCAGAATTTTATTCCAAACCTGCTTTTATTTTTGCTGGAATTTATTTGGGCAAGCCGCAATGACTGGTTTTTTGGTGTAGATATGGGTGTTTACCATACTACAGGGGTTAGTCCACTAGTGCCGATTGTACCAGACGGATTCTTGAGTTTAAATGTAGAACGCCGCAAAGCAGGTAAATCTCGCAAAAGTTATGTTGTTTGGGAAGAAGACAATACTGCACCTATCCTGGTCTTGGAAATCGTCTCTTTAACTCCCAGTGGAGAATACAACACTAAATTAGACATTTATGCCAAGTTAGGAGTGCTATACTACATTATTTATAATCCAGAATATTGGCAACGCGATCGCCATCAACCTTTTGAAGTTTATCGGCTAGTTAATGGCACTTATCAACTACAAATTGGTGAACCCTTTTGGATGCCAGAAATTAATTTAGGAATTGGTAGAGGACAATATATATCTGGTAATATCCAACGTCAGGTTTTATATTGGTATGATCAACAAGGAAAGCGTTATCAAACACCAGAAGAAAGGTTGGAATCAGCGCAACAGCAAATTGAACGTTATCGTCAGCAATTTGGAGATTTATCACAAGATTGA
- a CDS encoding tetratricopeptide repeat protein gives MNAEAALAWLDTIIPAQTGERLSDLQKVILQQVWLGKKYLDIANDYGCTEGHAKDVGSQLWKLLSQALREKITKSNCRATLERYLRKTSISSLLDYSRSPQPSISAKPEDINFIGRQEAIAHLNTLVAQGSKVIVIQGEGGLGKTTLAQQYLQTQGFDLVLELLMAKETPNITSAERIVEEWLKQDFHVEPGVEFGVTLGRLKRQLHTRRVGVLIDNLEPALDQQGQVIALHRSYVELLRVLADARVQSVTLITSRDRLCEPGLNVTHYRLPGLDQTAWLQFFSNRGILIDLSTLDIMHRTYGGNAKAMGILRGSIQEDFNYDMVAYWQENHSDPLAVTDLKNLAVSQINRLQFLDLQAYRLLCRLGCYRYQDVPTIPSLGLFCLLWDVPPSQHRQIITSLKNRSLVECHQGEYWLHPVIRAEAIARLRTSNEWQITNHKAAEFWTANVQKIETFKDALQALEAYYHYIEIHHFELAGKVILKSRNNQWQQFLPLGSTLYRMGLIQPVLAAITLVINNIKNDEKLSELYNILGDLYWITGKIHQAIACQEKTITFAAQSFKSLLLQPDNKHHAYYLRMLEVDSLLSIGLYKIDLWELKTSAKLFQQVIDLAQNTDHHRWAEKAFVCLALVNSYLGLHDSACSLADIAYCDMTNEQITEQTGRFAYFMQIVGQTYVNLGDFTKAHQIFDQALIFAEQSHYLQVKAKTLNGLAEIYRQQSQFELALNNHIEAIELLEKISAKCDLAEAYFQLGLTYQKMAKFDQCQIKFQQAIRLFTDMQAPQQVKKVCAYFR, from the coding sequence ATGAATGCTGAAGCGGCATTAGCATGGTTAGACACTATCATTCCTGCTCAGACCGGGGAACGGTTGAGCGATTTGCAAAAAGTTATTCTTCAGCAAGTTTGGTTGGGTAAAAAATATTTAGATATCGCCAACGATTATGGCTGCACTGAAGGACATGCTAAAGATGTTGGTTCACAGTTATGGAAGTTGCTTTCTCAAGCACTGCGAGAGAAAATTACCAAAAGTAATTGTCGAGCTACTTTAGAACGTTATTTAAGAAAAACCAGTATTTCTAGTTTGCTTGATTATTCACGATCGCCTCAGCCTTCAATCTCCGCAAAACCAGAAGATATTAATTTTATTGGACGACAAGAAGCGATCGCTCACCTAAATACTTTAGTTGCTCAAGGGTCTAAAGTCATCGTTATCCAAGGTGAGGGAGGCTTAGGCAAAACTACTCTCGCCCAGCAATATCTACAAACTCAGGGATTTGATTTGGTTTTAGAACTGCTGATGGCCAAGGAAACTCCAAATATTACCTCTGCGGAACGCATTGTAGAAGAGTGGTTAAAACAGGACTTTCACGTAGAACCAGGGGTAGAATTTGGCGTAACTTTGGGAAGACTGAAGCGCCAACTTCATACCCGACGCGTTGGGGTGTTAATTGATAACCTGGAACCAGCCTTAGATCAACAAGGACAAGTGATTGCTCTGCATCGCAGTTATGTGGAATTATTACGGGTTTTAGCTGATGCAAGAGTGCAATCTGTCACCTTAATTACAAGCCGCGATCGCCTCTGTGAACCAGGGCTAAATGTAACTCATTATCGGCTTCCGGGTTTGGATCAAACTGCGTGGCTACAGTTTTTTAGTAATCGCGGAATATTGATTGATCTATCAACCTTAGATATTATGCATCGCACCTATGGGGGCAATGCCAAAGCGATGGGTATTCTCCGCGGTTCGATTCAGGAGGATTTTAATTATGATATGGTTGCTTATTGGCAAGAAAATCATAGCGACCCCCTCGCAGTCACAGACTTAAAAAATTTAGCAGTTAGTCAAATTAATCGTCTGCAATTCCTCGATCTTCAAGCCTACCGTCTACTTTGTCGCCTGGGATGCTATCGTTACCAAGATGTCCCTACCATCCCATCTTTAGGACTGTTCTGTTTATTATGGGATGTGCCACCAAGTCAGCATCGCCAAATTATTACTTCTTTGAAAAATCGCTCTTTGGTGGAGTGCCATCAAGGTGAATATTGGCTACATCCGGTAATTCGAGCCGAGGCGATCGCTCGCTTACGCACTAGCAATGAATGGCAAATTACAAATCACAAAGCCGCAGAATTTTGGACGGCTAATGTCCAAAAGATTGAAACCTTTAAAGATGCTTTACAAGCTTTAGAAGCTTATTATCATTATATAGAAATTCATCATTTTGAGTTAGCAGGCAAAGTTATTCTTAAAAGTAGAAATAACCAATGGCAACAGTTTTTACCACTTGGAAGTACGCTGTACCGGATGGGATTGATTCAGCCTGTATTAGCTGCCATTACTTTAGTTATTAATAATATCAAAAATGACGAAAAACTCAGTGAACTTTACAATATTTTAGGCGATTTGTATTGGATAACAGGTAAAATTCATCAGGCGATCGCCTGTCAAGAAAAAACTATTACTTTTGCTGCTCAATCATTTAAATCTTTGCTTTTACAGCCAGACAATAAGCATCATGCCTACTATCTAAGAATGCTAGAGGTAGATTCCTTATTAAGCATTGGTCTTTACAAAATAGATTTGTGGGAATTAAAGACATCCGCAAAGTTATTTCAGCAGGTGATTGACTTGGCTCAAAATACAGATCATCATCGCTGGGCAGAAAAAGCTTTTGTGTGTCTAGCCTTAGTCAATTCTTATTTAGGACTACATGATAGTGCCTGTTCATTGGCAGATATAGCTTATTGCGATATGACAAATGAACAGATTACAGAACAGACGGGGAGATTTGCCTATTTTATGCAAATTGTAGGGCAAACCTACGTCAATTTAGGAGATTTTACCAAAGCTCATCAAATTTTTGACCAGGCTTTAATTTTTGCTGAACAAAGTCATTATTTACAAGTAAAAGCTAAAACTCTTAACGGTTTAGCAGAAATTTATCGGCAACAATCTCAATTTGAGTTGGCTCTTAATAATCACATAGAAGCAATTGAACTTTTAGAAAAAATTAGTGCTAAGTGTGACCTAGCGGAAGCTTATTTTCAATTGGGTTTAACTTATCAAAAAATGGCTAAATTCGATCAATGTCAGATAAAATTTCAGCAAGCAATACGGTTATTTACTGACATGCAAGCCCCACAACAAGTTAAAAAAGTTTGTGCTTATTTTCGCTAG
- a CDS encoding DUF4335 domain-containing protein yields MNIQRKYSLPNCTLLLEGLSDAARSAQFQELRPELSILVNAECYFPNYNQPLVGGREFFESLVRAVSGYAQEFLSNVPNPQAHNEESELVELQKLSVNRHRLIVHSEANSEGLASNGNSHKQPIQIDLNTVQLFDLVEAVDQFFADSQTLPELSLELQPVTRRYGGASQALLKQAVPASVGVSSLAVAAIAFSLIPAPEVRPPQPKPEEQTNSATPSTSPSVPPTTAPTDTATPAPTPIAVATPTPGTQPAVKDLEALLNTVNEITDPSQLRVLNRQVYNQINPAWNNRSALKQDLMYRVGVAADGAIVGYKALNKDANQGIELTPLPNLLYNPAKRPAISNEPIAQFKIVFTNQGVLEVSPWRGYARTPEVIGARITEPKAVKSLNQKLYSSLRQSWGGTPTFKQDLLYRVAVNKDGTIADYEPLNQSAFDSFRETPLPKMFQALYGSNLAAPNNKEPLAHFRVTFKPSGKLEVTPWRGYQ; encoded by the coding sequence ATGAATATCCAACGTAAGTACAGTTTGCCTAATTGTACACTGCTTTTAGAAGGTTTAAGCGATGCTGCAAGATCGGCACAATTTCAGGAATTGCGCCCTGAACTGTCAATTTTAGTGAATGCAGAATGCTATTTCCCTAATTATAATCAGCCCTTGGTTGGAGGACGGGAATTTTTTGAAAGCTTGGTCAGGGCAGTTAGCGGCTATGCCCAAGAATTTTTGAGCAATGTGCCAAATCCGCAAGCTCACAATGAAGAATCAGAGCTTGTAGAGCTACAAAAACTTAGTGTTAACAGACATCGGTTAATTGTGCATTCTGAAGCCAATTCAGAAGGTTTGGCATCTAATGGCAACTCTCACAAACAGCCTATTCAAATAGATTTGAATACGGTGCAACTATTTGATTTAGTAGAAGCTGTAGATCAGTTTTTTGCTGATTCTCAAACATTACCAGAGTTATCACTAGAATTACAACCAGTCACCAGACGTTATGGTGGTGCTAGTCAAGCCTTACTCAAACAGGCAGTACCTGCAAGTGTTGGAGTTTCGAGTTTAGCAGTTGCAGCGATCGCTTTTAGTTTGATTCCAGCTCCAGAGGTGCGCCCACCCCAGCCTAAACCAGAGGAACAGACTAACTCTGCAACACCTAGCACCAGTCCTTCAGTACCTCCAACAACAGCACCCACAGATACTGCAACTCCTGCACCGACTCCCATCGCTGTGGCAACTCCCACACCCGGTACACAACCCGCAGTTAAAGATTTAGAAGCACTTTTAAATACAGTTAATGAAATTACTGATCCATCTCAGCTACGGGTTTTGAATCGCCAAGTTTACAACCAAATTAATCCGGCTTGGAATAATCGCTCTGCATTGAAACAGGATTTAATGTATCGTGTGGGTGTAGCTGCGGATGGTGCGATCGTTGGTTATAAAGCGTTAAATAAAGATGCGAACCAAGGGATAGAACTAACTCCTTTGCCTAACCTACTTTATAATCCTGCTAAGCGTCCTGCCATTTCTAATGAACCAATTGCTCAATTTAAAATAGTTTTTACTAACCAAGGTGTGTTAGAAGTTAGCCCTTGGCGAGGATACGCTAGAACTCCTGAAGTGATCGGTGCAAGAATTACTGAGCCGAAGGCAGTTAAAAGTTTAAACCAAAAGCTTTATAGTTCGCTTCGTCAAAGTTGGGGCGGTACTCCTACCTTCAAGCAAGATTTACTGTATCGGGTAGCAGTTAACAAAGATGGCACGATCGCCGACTATGAACCCCTTAATCAATCTGCTTTTGATTCTTTCCGCGAAACACCCCTACCGAAGATGTTTCAAGCACTTTACGGCTCAAATCTAGCTGCTCCTA
- a CDS encoding ABC transporter permease, producing the protein MTSTKISLETSRNWLISLVTSETFIYVVKRILQALFTLLLATALSFFIMKLSPGDYVDTLRQNPKISPERIEELRQQFGLNKSWPEQFGLWLWRILTKGDFGTSFVYQRSVASLLWERIPATLLLAIASLIFTWAVAIPLGIFAAVKQNRAGDRILQVISYAGQGFPSFITALFLLIFAQMTSPLFPVGGMTSINYADLSWFGKIIDIGWHMILPTIALSITSFAGLQRITRGELLDVLRQDYIQTARAKGLPENRVIYVHALRNAINPLITLLGFELAALLGGAFIAEQFFNWPGLGRLTLQAVIAKDQYLVMASLVMSAVLLNVGNLMADLLLKVADPRIRLES; encoded by the coding sequence ATGACTTCTACGAAAATTTCTTTGGAGACAAGTCGGAACTGGCTTATCAGCTTAGTTACGAGCGAGACTTTTATTTATGTGGTGAAGCGGATATTGCAAGCGTTGTTTACCTTGCTTTTAGCAACAGCGCTGTCATTTTTCATCATGAAATTGTCTCCGGGGGATTATGTAGATACTTTGCGGCAAAACCCAAAAATTTCCCCAGAACGAATTGAGGAACTTAGACAACAGTTTGGTTTGAATAAGTCTTGGCCGGAACAATTTGGGCTATGGCTGTGGAGAATCTTGACAAAAGGAGATTTTGGCACAAGTTTTGTTTATCAACGCTCAGTAGCTTCTTTGTTATGGGAAAGAATACCAGCAACCTTGCTGTTAGCGATCGCTTCTTTAATTTTTACCTGGGCGGTGGCTATTCCCTTAGGAATTTTTGCTGCTGTGAAGCAAAACCGCGCTGGAGATAGAATTTTACAAGTGATTAGCTATGCTGGACAAGGTTTTCCCAGTTTTATCACTGCTTTATTCTTACTCATATTTGCTCAGATGACTTCGCCTTTGTTCCCGGTGGGTGGTATGACCAGTATCAATTACGCTGACTTATCGTGGTTTGGTAAAATTATTGATATCGGCTGGCACATGATTTTACCTACTATCGCTTTGAGTATCACCAGTTTTGCTGGTTTGCAGCGGATAACTCGCGGTGAATTATTAGATGTTTTGCGTCAAGATTATATTCAAACGGCTCGTGCGAAAGGATTACCAGAAAATCGCGTAATTTATGTTCACGCCCTCCGCAATGCCATTAACCCGTTAATCACTTTGTTGGGTTTTGAGTTAGCAGCTTTATTAGGTGGTGCATTTATTGCTGAACAATTCTTTAACTGGCCGGGTTTAGGAAGGTTGACCTTACAAGCGGTAATTGCTAAAGACCAGTATCTAGTTATGGCTAGCTTAGTCATGAGTGCGGTATTACTGAATGTAGGCAACTTAATGGCAGACTTGTTATTAAAGGTAGCTGACCCGCGGATTCGGTTGGAATCTTAA